One Diospyros lotus cultivar Yz01 chromosome 1, ASM1463336v1, whole genome shotgun sequence genomic window carries:
- the LOC127788950 gene encoding uncharacterized protein LOC127788950 yields MGLVVLWYDLVCFGIVGVAFVGAAYVIWRREGICECEEQKSLYESLVVTSGEDGGGIGGAAPSGRGYVNSIDLWTSCWRGLHPLGLLVLRFASFLILSVFLIWDILDYGPSIFIYYTEWTFSLVIVYFGIATMVSANGCVVYYSKKLPSDNGKREELLITDVEQNVSTDALAFGTNQIRGTIKLQSHCDQEAVQQKAGFWGYLMLATYQACAGAVILTDLVFWCIIVPFLNNVHLKLNMLMGCMHILNAAFLLLDTAVSNLPFPWFRLAYFVLWSCCYVIFLWIIHSCGYSMWPYPFLDLSSQWVALWYFLLAVVHIPCYGLYFLLVRAKKTFFPRWFPEAFVKLC; encoded by the exons ATGGGATTGGTCGTGCTCTGGTATGATTTGGTCTGTTTCGGAATCGTCGGCGTGGCGTTTGTCGGTGCCGCCTACGTGATATGGAGGAGGGAAGGCATCTGCGAATGCGAAGAACAAAAGAGCTTGTACGAGAGTTTGGTGGTGACTAGCGGCGAGGACGGCGGCGGAATCGGGGGGGCGGCTCCGAGCGGGAGGGGCTACGTCAACTCCATCGATCTCTGGACCAGTTGCTGGCGAGGACTGCACCCGCTGGGGCTTTTGGTGCTACGTTTTGCGTCCTTCCTCATTTTGAGTGTATTCTTGATCTGGGATATCCTCGACTATGGCCCCTCCATCTTCATTTACTACACTGA GTGGACTTTTAGTTTGGTTATTGTCTATTTTGGG ATAGCGACAATGGTGTCTGCAAATGGATGTGTGGTTTACTACTCGAAGAAACTTCCTTCTGATAATGGGAAAAGGGAAGAGCTTCTGATAACTGATGTGGAACAGAATGTATCTACTGATGCCCTGGCTTTTGGCACCAACCAAATCAGGGGCACCATAAAATTGCAAAGCCACTGTGACCAAGAGGCAGTCCAACAAAAAGCCGGGTTCTGGGGATACCTTATGCTAGCCACGTATCAG GCTTGTGCAGGTGCTGTTATCCTAACTGACCTTGTGTTTTGGTGTATCATAGTCCCATTTTTGAACAATGTCCATCTTAAACTGAACATG TTGATGGGGTGCATGCATATACTAAATGCCGCTTTCCTTCTTCTTGATACTGCTGTTAGTAACCTT CCATTTCCTTGGTTCCGACTAGCATATTTCGTGCTCTGGAGCTGCTGCTATGTCATTTTCCTGTGGATCATTCATTCCTGTGGTTActcaat GTGGCCATATCCTTTCCTTGATCTTTCATCACAGTGGGTAGCTTTATG GTATTTTCTCTTGGCTGTGGTTCACATCCCCTGCTACGGACTATATTTCTTGCTTGTAAGGGccaaaaaaacatttttcccAAGATGGTTCCCTGAAGCATTTGTGAAGTTATG
- the LOC127789159 gene encoding short-chain dehydrogenase reductase 3b-like isoform X3: protein MSKPRLEGKVALITGAASGIGEEAVRLFAANGACVVLADVQDELGRGVVESMASEKVAYRHCDVRDEKQVEETVKYAMEKFGKLDILFSNAGIIGPLTGILELDIEGLDNTMATNVRGVASTMKHAARAMVARQIRGSIICTTSVAASLGGAGPHAYTASKHALVGLVRAACSELGAYGIRVNCVSPFGVATPLSCKAYNLEPEEVEASSSAVANLKGVVLKASHVAEAALFLASDEAAYISGQNLGVDGGFTVVNHSYSAF from the exons ATGTCTAAGCCAAG GTTGGAAGGCAAGGTGGCGCTTATCACCGGCGCCGCCAGCGGCATCGGCGAGGAGGCGGTCCGGTTGTTCGCGGCCAACGGAGCTTGCGTCGTTCTGGCCGACGTTCAAGATGAACTGGGTCGTGGAGTGGTTGAATCCATGGCGTCGGAGAAAGTTGCTTATCGTCACTGCGATGTGAGGGACGAGAAGCAAGTGGAGGAAACGGTGAAATACGCCATGGAGAAGTTCGGGAAGCTGGACATCTTGTTCAGTAATGCCGGAATAATAGGGCCGTTGACGGGGATTCTTGAGCTGGACATCGAAGGGCTCGACAACACCATGGCCACGAACGTGCGCGGCGTGGCGTCGACGATGAAGCACGCTGCTCGAGCCATGGTGGCCAGGCAGATACGGGGATCCATCATCTGCACTACCAGCGTGGCGGCGAGCCTCGGCGGCGCCGGCCCCCACGCCTACACGGCGTCGAAGCACGCCCTCGTGGGGCTCGTCCGGGCCGCTTGCAGCGAGCTCGGCGCGTACGGGATACGAGTGAATTGCGTCTCCCCGTTTGGCGTCGCGACGCCGCTTTCGTGCAAGGCGTACAATCTGGAGCCGGAGGAAGTCGAAGCAAGTAGCAGCGCGGTGGCCAACTTGAAGGGGGTGGTGTTGAAGGCCAGCCATGTGGCGGAGGCGGCTCTGTTTCTGGCTTCCGATGAGGCGGCGTATATCAGCGGCCAAAACTTGGGCGTGGACGGCGGCTTCACGGTGGTGAACCACAGCTACTCCGCCTTCTAG
- the LOC127789159 gene encoding short-chain dehydrogenase reductase 3b-like isoform X2: MIRKTMAYYIQQIQDLHFPVQSKPIKLQTKPSSMSKPRLEGKVALITGAASGIGEEAVRLFAANGACVVLADVQDELGRGVVESMASEKVAYRHCDVRDEKQVEETVKYAMEKFGKLDILFSNAGIIGPLTGILELDIEGLDNTMATNVRGVASTMKHAARAMVARQIRGSIICTTSVAASLGGAGPHAYTASKHALVGLVRAACSELGAYGIRVNCVSPFGVATPLSCKAYNLEPEEVEASSSAVANLKGVVLKTSHVADAALFLASDEAAYISGQNLGVDGGFTVVNHSYTAF; the protein is encoded by the exons ATGATCCGCAAAACCATGGCCTACTATATACAGCAGATCCAAGACCTTCATTTCCCAGTTCAAAGCAAACCCATCAAGCTTCAGACAAAGCCCTCATCGATGTCTAAGCCAAG GTTGGAAGGCAAGGTGGCGCTTATCACCGGCGCGGCCAGCGGCATCGGCGAGGAGGCGGTCCGGTTGTTCGCGGCCAACGGAGCTTGCGTCGTTCTGGCCGACGTTCAAGATGAACTGGGTCGTGGAGTGGTTGAATCCATGGCGTCGGAGAAAGTTGCTTACCGTCACTGCGATGTGAGGGACGAGAAGCAAGTGGAGGAAACGGTGAAATACGCCATGGAGAAGTTCGGGAAGCTGGACATCTTGTTCAGTAATGCCGGAATAATAGGGCCGTTGACGGGGATTCTTGAGCTGGACATCGAAGGGCTCGACAACACCATGGCCACAAACGTGCGCGGCGTGGCGTCGACGATGAAGCACGCTGCTCGAGCCATGGTGGCCAGGCAGATACGGGGATCCATCATCTGCACTACCAGCGTGGCGGCGAGCCTCGGCGGCGCCGGCCCCCACGCCTACACGGCGTCGAAGCACGCCCTCGTGGGGCTCGTCCGGGCCGCTTGCAGCGAGCTCGGCGCGTACGGGATACGAGTGAATTGCGTCTCCCCGTTTGGCGTCGCGACGCCGCTTTCGTGCAAGGCGTACAATCTGGAGCCGGAGGAAGTCGAAGCAAGTAGCAGCGCGGTGGCCAACTTGAAGGGGGTGGTGTTGAAGACCAGCCATGTGGCGGACGCGGCTCTGTTTCTGGCTTCCGATGAGGCGGCGTATATCAGCGGCCAAAACTTGGGGGTGGACGGCGGCTTCACGGTGGTTAACCACAGCTACACCGCCTTCTAG
- the LOC127789159 gene encoding short-chain dehydrogenase reductase 3b-like isoform X1 produces the protein MIRKTMAYYIQQIQDLHFPVQSKPIKLQTKPSSMSKPRLEGKVALITGAASGIGEEAVRLFAANGACVVLADVQDELGRGVVESMASEKVAYRHCDVRDEKQVEETVKYAMEKFGKLDILFSNAGIIGPLTGILELDIEGLDNTMATNVRGVASTMKHAARAMVARQIRGSIICTTSVAASLGGAGPHAYTASKHALVGLVRAACSELGAYGIRVNCVSPFGVATPLSCKAYNLEPEEVEASSSAVANLKGVVLKASHVAEAALFLASDEAAYISGQNLGVDGGFTVVNHSYSAF, from the exons ATGATCCGCAAAACCATGGCCTACTATATACAGCAGATCCAAGACCTTCATTTCCCAGTTCAAAGCAAACCCATCAAGCTTCAGACAAAGCCCTCATCGATGTCTAAGCCAAG GTTGGAAGGCAAGGTGGCGCTTATCACCGGCGCCGCCAGCGGCATCGGCGAGGAGGCGGTCCGGTTGTTCGCGGCCAACGGAGCTTGCGTCGTTCTGGCCGACGTTCAAGATGAACTGGGTCGTGGAGTGGTTGAATCCATGGCGTCGGAGAAAGTTGCTTATCGTCACTGCGATGTGAGGGACGAGAAGCAAGTGGAGGAAACGGTGAAATACGCCATGGAGAAGTTCGGGAAGCTGGACATCTTGTTCAGTAATGCCGGAATAATAGGGCCGTTGACGGGGATTCTTGAGCTGGACATCGAAGGGCTCGACAACACCATGGCCACGAACGTGCGCGGCGTGGCGTCGACGATGAAGCACGCTGCTCGAGCCATGGTGGCCAGGCAGATACGGGGATCCATCATCTGCACTACCAGCGTGGCGGCGAGCCTCGGCGGCGCCGGCCCCCACGCCTACACGGCGTCGAAGCACGCCCTCGTGGGGCTCGTCCGGGCCGCTTGCAGCGAGCTCGGCGCGTACGGGATACGAGTGAATTGCGTCTCCCCGTTTGGCGTCGCGACGCCGCTTTCGTGCAAGGCGTACAATCTGGAGCCGGAGGAAGTCGAAGCAAGTAGCAGCGCGGTGGCCAACTTGAAGGGGGTGGTGTTGAAGGCCAGCCATGTGGCGGAGGCGGCTCTGTTTCTGGCTTCCGATGAGGCGGCGTATATCAGCGGCCAAAACTTGGGCGTGGACGGCGGCTTCACGGTGGTGAACCACAGCTACTCCGCCTTCTAG